Proteins co-encoded in one Salvelinus sp. IW2-2015 linkage group LG17, ASM291031v2, whole genome shotgun sequence genomic window:
- the LOC111976279 gene encoding uncharacterized protein isoform X2, with the protein MDVPQLSNEMQLSIMMKVKSGELTIEDALNQARRDNQEQEQLASQYNFSVYKYNRYRWQKRILQIDFNTKMVCSIEKGTVKRQLPFLCVKSCDDRVGAKFSVSFRGRHDYELEATSLEDKHKMMQLVNKIVYRNVYSHPVEGSEEKCERPPAPKTLMEGLLFLQRGGLASFKWVKYEARLHPGQLNLLPISRRAVDGEQSLPFVINFSDGDNSFEKQHSCDTFTLLTHKNEYQFRVPVRDHSKSTEAIQRERDAWVQAIDKLCLDWKRKSQSEHIYEDPRVTDLRIYDNIKYIIEKSKSTGREGFSVSDPVLGAADQISGGGKVPRIPTTSPAKAVLKSRSPVKSSVNVPVPGSVVVPSHVPGPAPVSVPTTLVIPAPSFIPMPPPLTFNEPSRKPLTERTRAFHWEKVGSDKIEKSFWTRGNAGKIEIDTSRLYEQFAVQDLGTFGGITEHSNSFHIMLNTKVAHNFSK; encoded by the exons CTGAGCAATGAGATGCAGCTGAGCATTATGATGAAGGTGAAGAGTGGGGAGCTGACCATCGAGGATGCCCTGAACCAGGCCAGGAGAGACAACCAAGAGCAG GAACAGCTAGCTTCCCAGTACAACTTCAGTGTTTACAAGTACAACCGCTACAGATGGCAGAAGCGCATTCTTCAG ATTGACTTCAACACTAAAATGGTGTGCAGCATAGAGAAAGGCACCGTAAAGCGGCAGCTGCCCTTCCTGTGTGTTAAGAGCTGCGATGACAGAGTTGGGGCCAAGTTCTCCGTCTCTTTCAGAGGAAGACATGACTATGAGCTGGAGGCCACCTCACTAGAGGACAAACACAAG ATGATGCAGCTTGTAAACAAGATCGTCTACAGAAACGTCTACAGCCATCCAGTAGAGGGCAGTGAAGAGAAGTGTGAACGGCCTCCAGCACCAAAGACCCTcatggagggcctgttgttcctGCAAAGAGGAGGCTTGGCATCGTTTAAATGGGTGAA GTACGAGGCTCGCCTTCACCCTGGCCAGCTGAACCTGCTCCCCATCAGCCGACGGGCGGTAGATGGGGAGCAGTCCTTGCCATTTGTCATTAATTTCTCAGACGGGGACAACAGCTTTGAGAAGCAGCACAGCTGTGACACCTTCACTCTGCTGACACACAAGAATGAGTACCA GTTCCGGGTACCTGTGAGAGACCATTCTAAGAGCACAGAagccatccagagagagagggatgcctGGGTCCAGGCCATAGATAAACTGTGCCTGGATTGGAAACGCAAGTCTCAATCTGAGCACATCTATGAGGATCCTAGGGTTACAGATCTAAGAATCTATGACAATATCAAATACATTATAGAGAAGAGCAAATCCACAGGCAGAGAAGGCTTCAGCGTATCAGATCCGGTGTTGGGTGCAGCAGATCAGATATCAGGGGGAGGGAAGGTGCCAAGAATTCCTACGACCTCTCCAGCAAAAGCTGTCCTGAAATCTCGCAGCCCTGTGAAGTCATCTGTGAATGTCCCTGTCCCTGGTTCTGTAGTTGTCCCTAGTCATGTGCCTGGTCCTGCCCCTGTCTCTGTTCCCACCACCCTTGTGATCCCAGCACCCTCCTTCATCCCTATGCCTCCTCCATTGACCTTTAATGAACCCAGTAGAAAACCCTTAACAGAGCGAACCAGAGCTTTTCATTGGGAGAAAGTTGGTTCGGATAAG ATCGAGAAATCATTCTGGACACGGGGAAATGCTGGGAAGATTGAAATTGACACTTCACGCTTGTACGAGCAATTTGCAGTTCAAGATTTGGGAACATTCGGTGGGATCACCGAGCACAGCAATAGCTTCCACATCATGCTCAACACGAAGGTGGCGCACAACTTTAGTAAGTAG
- the LOC111976279 gene encoding uncharacterized protein isoform X1: MEKGSGGLSNEMQLSIMMKVKSGELTIEDALNQARRDNQEQEQLASQYNFSVYKYNRYRWQKRILQIDFNTKMVCSIEKGTVKRQLPFLCVKSCDDRVGAKFSVSFRGRHDYELEATSLEDKHKMMQLVNKIVYRNVYSHPVEGSEEKCERPPAPKTLMEGLLFLQRGGLASFKWVKYEARLHPGQLNLLPISRRAVDGEQSLPFVINFSDGDNSFEKQHSCDTFTLLTHKNEYQFRVPVRDHSKSTEAIQRERDAWVQAIDKLCLDWKRKSQSEHIYEDPRVTDLRIYDNIKYIIEKSKSTGREGFSVSDPVLGAADQISGGGKVPRIPTTSPAKAVLKSRSPVKSSVNVPVPGSVVVPSHVPGPAPVSVPTTLVIPAPSFIPMPPPLTFNEPSRKPLTERTRAFHWEKVGSDKIEKSFWTRGNAGKIEIDTSRLYEQFAVQDLGTFGGITEHSNSFHIMLNTKVAHNFSK; the protein is encoded by the exons CTGAGCAATGAGATGCAGCTGAGCATTATGATGAAGGTGAAGAGTGGGGAGCTGACCATCGAGGATGCCCTGAACCAGGCCAGGAGAGACAACCAAGAGCAG GAACAGCTAGCTTCCCAGTACAACTTCAGTGTTTACAAGTACAACCGCTACAGATGGCAGAAGCGCATTCTTCAG ATTGACTTCAACACTAAAATGGTGTGCAGCATAGAGAAAGGCACCGTAAAGCGGCAGCTGCCCTTCCTGTGTGTTAAGAGCTGCGATGACAGAGTTGGGGCCAAGTTCTCCGTCTCTTTCAGAGGAAGACATGACTATGAGCTGGAGGCCACCTCACTAGAGGACAAACACAAG ATGATGCAGCTTGTAAACAAGATCGTCTACAGAAACGTCTACAGCCATCCAGTAGAGGGCAGTGAAGAGAAGTGTGAACGGCCTCCAGCACCAAAGACCCTcatggagggcctgttgttcctGCAAAGAGGAGGCTTGGCATCGTTTAAATGGGTGAA GTACGAGGCTCGCCTTCACCCTGGCCAGCTGAACCTGCTCCCCATCAGCCGACGGGCGGTAGATGGGGAGCAGTCCTTGCCATTTGTCATTAATTTCTCAGACGGGGACAACAGCTTTGAGAAGCAGCACAGCTGTGACACCTTCACTCTGCTGACACACAAGAATGAGTACCA GTTCCGGGTACCTGTGAGAGACCATTCTAAGAGCACAGAagccatccagagagagagggatgcctGGGTCCAGGCCATAGATAAACTGTGCCTGGATTGGAAACGCAAGTCTCAATCTGAGCACATCTATGAGGATCCTAGGGTTACAGATCTAAGAATCTATGACAATATCAAATACATTATAGAGAAGAGCAAATCCACAGGCAGAGAAGGCTTCAGCGTATCAGATCCGGTGTTGGGTGCAGCAGATCAGATATCAGGGGGAGGGAAGGTGCCAAGAATTCCTACGACCTCTCCAGCAAAAGCTGTCCTGAAATCTCGCAGCCCTGTGAAGTCATCTGTGAATGTCCCTGTCCCTGGTTCTGTAGTTGTCCCTAGTCATGTGCCTGGTCCTGCCCCTGTCTCTGTTCCCACCACCCTTGTGATCCCAGCACCCTCCTTCATCCCTATGCCTCCTCCATTGACCTTTAATGAACCCAGTAGAAAACCCTTAACAGAGCGAACCAGAGCTTTTCATTGGGAGAAAGTTGGTTCGGATAAG ATCGAGAAATCATTCTGGACACGGGGAAATGCTGGGAAGATTGAAATTGACACTTCACGCTTGTACGAGCAATTTGCAGTTCAAGATTTGGGAACATTCGGTGGGATCACCGAGCACAGCAATAGCTTCCACATCATGCTCAACACGAAGGTGGCGCACAACTTTAGTAAGTAG
- the LOC111976279 gene encoding uncharacterized protein isoform X3 produces MQLSIMMKVKSGELTIEDALNQARRDNQEQEQLASQYNFSVYKYNRYRWQKRILQIDFNTKMVCSIEKGTVKRQLPFLCVKSCDDRVGAKFSVSFRGRHDYELEATSLEDKHKMMQLVNKIVYRNVYSHPVEGSEEKCERPPAPKTLMEGLLFLQRGGLASFKWVKYEARLHPGQLNLLPISRRAVDGEQSLPFVINFSDGDNSFEKQHSCDTFTLLTHKNEYQFRVPVRDHSKSTEAIQRERDAWVQAIDKLCLDWKRKSQSEHIYEDPRVTDLRIYDNIKYIIEKSKSTGREGFSVSDPVLGAADQISGGGKVPRIPTTSPAKAVLKSRSPVKSSVNVPVPGSVVVPSHVPGPAPVSVPTTLVIPAPSFIPMPPPLTFNEPSRKPLTERTRAFHWEKVGSDKIEKSFWTRGNAGKIEIDTSRLYEQFAVQDLGTFGGITEHSNSFHIMLNTKVAHNFSK; encoded by the exons ATGCAGCTGAGCATTATGATGAAGGTGAAGAGTGGGGAGCTGACCATCGAGGATGCCCTGAACCAGGCCAGGAGAGACAACCAAGAGCAG GAACAGCTAGCTTCCCAGTACAACTTCAGTGTTTACAAGTACAACCGCTACAGATGGCAGAAGCGCATTCTTCAG ATTGACTTCAACACTAAAATGGTGTGCAGCATAGAGAAAGGCACCGTAAAGCGGCAGCTGCCCTTCCTGTGTGTTAAGAGCTGCGATGACAGAGTTGGGGCCAAGTTCTCCGTCTCTTTCAGAGGAAGACATGACTATGAGCTGGAGGCCACCTCACTAGAGGACAAACACAAG ATGATGCAGCTTGTAAACAAGATCGTCTACAGAAACGTCTACAGCCATCCAGTAGAGGGCAGTGAAGAGAAGTGTGAACGGCCTCCAGCACCAAAGACCCTcatggagggcctgttgttcctGCAAAGAGGAGGCTTGGCATCGTTTAAATGGGTGAA GTACGAGGCTCGCCTTCACCCTGGCCAGCTGAACCTGCTCCCCATCAGCCGACGGGCGGTAGATGGGGAGCAGTCCTTGCCATTTGTCATTAATTTCTCAGACGGGGACAACAGCTTTGAGAAGCAGCACAGCTGTGACACCTTCACTCTGCTGACACACAAGAATGAGTACCA GTTCCGGGTACCTGTGAGAGACCATTCTAAGAGCACAGAagccatccagagagagagggatgcctGGGTCCAGGCCATAGATAAACTGTGCCTGGATTGGAAACGCAAGTCTCAATCTGAGCACATCTATGAGGATCCTAGGGTTACAGATCTAAGAATCTATGACAATATCAAATACATTATAGAGAAGAGCAAATCCACAGGCAGAGAAGGCTTCAGCGTATCAGATCCGGTGTTGGGTGCAGCAGATCAGATATCAGGGGGAGGGAAGGTGCCAAGAATTCCTACGACCTCTCCAGCAAAAGCTGTCCTGAAATCTCGCAGCCCTGTGAAGTCATCTGTGAATGTCCCTGTCCCTGGTTCTGTAGTTGTCCCTAGTCATGTGCCTGGTCCTGCCCCTGTCTCTGTTCCCACCACCCTTGTGATCCCAGCACCCTCCTTCATCCCTATGCCTCCTCCATTGACCTTTAATGAACCCAGTAGAAAACCCTTAACAGAGCGAACCAGAGCTTTTCATTGGGAGAAAGTTGGTTCGGATAAG ATCGAGAAATCATTCTGGACACGGGGAAATGCTGGGAAGATTGAAATTGACACTTCACGCTTGTACGAGCAATTTGCAGTTCAAGATTTGGGAACATTCGGTGGGATCACCGAGCACAGCAATAGCTTCCACATCATGCTCAACACGAAGGTGGCGCACAACTTTAGTAAGTAG